Within the Sulfurospirillum barnesii SES-3 genome, the region CGTCCATGTCTTTAGCCACAGTCTATAAAAATATTTCAACACTAAAAGAAAAAGGTGTTGTTATAGAAGTAAATGTTGCTGATGGAAAAATGCGTTATGATGTTTATTCAAAGCCACATATTCATTTAATTTGCCAGCAATGTGGTTCAATTGAAGACGTTGATTGTGATGAGAGTATGTACCAATACCAGATGTGCTTAGAATCAAATCAACATGTAAAAATTGAAAGAATGGACATTATTGCGACAGTAAAATCGTGTTCATTGTGCCCAAAATAAATCTGCTTTATCCCTCAAAGAAGTCTAAACTTCTTTGAGGGGACTCTTTAGAGTTTATCAGAGTTGTTTGCAAGATATTCTGCAACACCATCGGTGCTTGCTTTCATGCCTTCATCCCCTTTTCTCCAACCCGCAGGGCATACTTCACCGTATTCATTGGTAAAAAGCATCGTATCAATCATGCGTATCATTTCATCAATGTTTCTTCCCAGCGGTAAATCATTAATAACAGCATGTCTTACAGTACCATCTTTATCAATTAAAAATGAGCCACGAAGCGCAACACCTTCTTTGAATAGAACATCATAATCACGAGAAATTTGTTTTGTAATATCTGCAACCATAGGGAACCTGACTTGTCCGATACCGCCTTGATTGACAGGTGTATTTTTCCAAGCAAAGTGTGAAAATTGTGAATCAACAGAAACAGCGATGACATTAATACCACGGCTGGTAAATTCCTCAAGTCTTTTATCAAATGCAATAATTTCTGACGGACAAACAAATGTAAAGTCTAGTGGATAAAAGA harbors:
- a CDS encoding Fur family transcriptional regulator, whose product is MYDVIQLLKDKELKATPQRISVLKELGRKTHPTMDDLYEALKKENPSMSLATVYKNISTLKEKGVVIEVNVADGKMRYDVYSKPHIHLICQQCGSIEDVDCDESMYQYQMCLESNQHVKIERMDIIATVKSCSLCPK
- a CDS encoding peroxiredoxin; translated protein: MLVTNKAPDFTATAVLGDNQIVDTFNLYENIGTKGAVLFFYPLDFTFVCPSEIIAFDKRLEEFTSRGINVIAVSVDSQFSHFAWKNTPVNQGGIGQVRFPMVADITKQISRDYDVLFKEGVALRGSFLIDKDGTVRHAVINDLPLGRNIDEMIRMIDTMLFTNEYGEVCPAGWRKGDEGMKASTDGVAEYLANNSDKL